In Rubrivirga marina, the following are encoded in one genomic region:
- a CDS encoding TetR/AcrR family transcriptional regulator, which produces MQVTSPDDALLSRRDRERLARRLAMLDAALAVFGEKGFEGATLDEIAERAEFGKGTLYNYFPGGKDELYRSLFEERVVRGLYEVVERTLPEARSLATRAEAREAFRDFVVGLLEHFDAHRSALRLFMAEGPRAFHDPERMRHVIELFAGFTEAVTRAVERAIEAGALRPLPALPVAHLLIGNVRGVLMAHAATDCAPDHVSSLPELVPAETADLITTVLFDGLLAPASSDAGAPSPDA; this is translated from the coding sequence TTGCAAGTCACCTCCCCCGACGACGCCCTCCTCAGCCGCCGCGACCGCGAGCGCCTCGCGCGTCGCCTCGCCATGCTCGACGCGGCGCTCGCCGTGTTTGGCGAGAAGGGGTTCGAGGGCGCCACGCTCGACGAGATCGCCGAGCGCGCCGAGTTCGGCAAGGGGACGCTCTACAACTACTTCCCCGGCGGAAAGGACGAGCTGTACCGGTCGCTCTTCGAGGAGCGCGTCGTCCGTGGCCTCTACGAGGTCGTCGAGCGGACGCTCCCTGAGGCCCGGTCGCTAGCGACGCGCGCCGAGGCCCGGGAGGCGTTCCGCGACTTCGTCGTCGGCCTCTTGGAGCACTTCGACGCGCACCGCTCGGCCCTCCGCCTGTTCATGGCCGAGGGCCCGCGGGCCTTCCACGACCCCGAGCGGATGCGGCACGTCATCGAGCTGTTCGCGGGGTTCACCGAGGCCGTGACGCGGGCCGTCGAGCGGGCCATCGAGGCGGGCGCGCTCCGTCCGCTCCCCGCCCTCCCCGTCGCGCACCTCCTCATCGGCAACGTCCGCGGCGTGCTCATGGCCCACGCGGCCACCGACTGCGCGCCCGACCACGTCTCCTCGCTCCCGGAGCTCGTCCCGGCCGAGACCGCCGACCTCATCACGACCGTCCTTTTCGACGGGCTCCTCGCGCCGGCGTCATCGGACGCGGGCGCCCCGTCCCCCGACGCATGA
- a CDS encoding TolC family protein: MTTRTLALSALALGAIGTAPPAGAQPDTGRDSAVVIGLYDPATGGPARPASGTIRLTLDDAIQIALERAYAVRLAQLDVENSQSQVREAYGQLLPRVDASSSYTRNVVQANPFAGSSAGSLFSGLGAIGWLQFNEQARTDDDPTTQPISLAEYQRRVGEGQAAVGYNPADSSNPFGTDNQFTNTLSLSQPIYSGTAFAAVKGARALVEINESAVAQREDETIDQTRQAFYGALLAQEQAAVQRASLDRSRETFDDASLLVAQGVRPVLERLNAEVDLANAETGVVTAEAQAESARDQLLLTLGLPVDAPVELVGELAPPEEALFQTVGLAAASARALDLRPDIQQAALAVRLNEVQRDITKAGLYPSLSAFVNASYSGNIPDDRSFLTNPDPSDPFTFEAGSTDFFSEAYWQPALSVGLRMNWLLFDGFQTRRRIQQNQIAVDQAEIQLEQARNAAALEVAQAVRQLQSAERRLGTQAQTVATAETAFAFASARLQEGVATQLDVRTSSQNLDVARLNYLQAVYDALVARSAYERATGTIEPEPLDLAPRPEPSPRIPASLQTDAVPEAAPLTPTGGTDSPR; the protein is encoded by the coding sequence ATGACGACCCGCACCCTCGCCCTCTCCGCCCTCGCGCTCGGCGCGATCGGCACGGCGCCCCCCGCCGGCGCCCAGCCCGACACGGGCCGCGACTCGGCCGTCGTGATCGGCCTGTACGACCCGGCGACGGGCGGCCCGGCCCGGCCCGCCTCGGGCACGATCCGGCTGACCCTCGACGACGCGATCCAGATCGCGCTCGAGCGCGCCTACGCCGTCCGCCTCGCCCAGCTCGACGTCGAGAACTCGCAGTCGCAGGTCCGCGAGGCCTACGGCCAGCTCCTCCCGCGCGTCGACGCCTCGTCGAGCTACACGCGGAACGTGGTCCAGGCCAACCCCTTCGCCGGCTCGTCCGCCGGCAGCCTGTTCAGCGGGCTCGGCGCCATCGGCTGGCTCCAGTTCAACGAGCAGGCGCGGACCGACGACGACCCGACCACGCAGCCGATCTCGCTCGCCGAGTACCAGCGGCGCGTCGGCGAGGGCCAGGCGGCGGTCGGTTACAACCCGGCCGACTCGTCGAACCCGTTCGGGACGGACAACCAGTTCACAAATACCCTCTCGCTCAGCCAGCCGATCTACTCGGGCACGGCGTTCGCCGCCGTCAAGGGCGCGCGGGCGCTCGTCGAGATCAACGAGTCGGCCGTGGCGCAGCGGGAGGACGAGACGATCGACCAGACGCGGCAGGCGTTCTACGGCGCGCTCCTGGCGCAGGAGCAGGCGGCGGTCCAACGCGCGTCCCTCGACCGCTCGCGCGAGACGTTCGACGACGCTTCCCTCCTCGTGGCGCAGGGCGTCCGGCCCGTGCTCGAGCGGCTCAACGCCGAGGTCGACCTGGCCAACGCCGAGACCGGCGTGGTGACGGCCGAGGCCCAGGCCGAGTCGGCCCGCGACCAGCTGCTCCTCACGCTCGGGCTGCCGGTCGACGCGCCGGTCGAATTGGTGGGTGAGTTGGCGCCGCCGGAGGAGGCCCTGTTCCAGACGGTCGGCCTCGCGGCCGCCTCCGCGCGGGCCCTCGACCTCCGGCCGGACATCCAGCAGGCCGCGCTCGCCGTGCGTCTCAACGAGGTCCAGCGCGACATCACGAAGGCCGGCCTCTACCCCAGCCTCAGCGCGTTCGTCAACGCGAGCTACAGCGGCAACATTCCCGACGACCGGAGCTTCCTGACGAATCCGGACCCGTCGGACCCGTTCACGTTCGAGGCCGGCTCGACCGACTTTTTCTCGGAGGCCTACTGGCAGCCGGCGCTCTCGGTCGGCCTCCGGATGAACTGGCTCCTGTTCGACGGCTTCCAGACGCGGCGCCGCATCCAGCAAAACCAGATCGCGGTGGATCAGGCCGAGATCCAGCTCGAGCAGGCCCGGAACGCCGCGGCGCTCGAGGTGGCCCAGGCCGTCCGCCAGCTCCAGAGCGCGGAGCGCCGCCTCGGCACCCAGGCGCAGACGGTCGCGACGGCCGAGACGGCCTTCGCCTTCGCGAGCGCCCGCCTCCAGGAGGGCGTCGCCACGCAGCTCGACGTCCGCACGTCGAGCCAGAACCTCGACGTGGCGCGGCTCAACTACCTCCAGGCCGTCTACGACGCCCTCGTCGCGCGGAGCGCCTACGAGCGGGCCACGGGCACGATCGAGCCCGAGCCGCTCGACCTCGCGCCGCGCCCGGAGCCCTCGCCCCGGATTCCGGCCTCGCTCCAGACCGACGCCGTCCCCGAGGCGGCGCCCCTCACACCCACCGGCGGCACCGACTCGCCCCGATGA